The following coding sequences lie in one Oncorhynchus kisutch isolate 150728-3 linkage group LG17, Okis_V2, whole genome shotgun sequence genomic window:
- the LOC116354518 gene encoding tissue factor pathway inhibitor 2-like yields the protein MERSSLIFLILSCSFCYVVAFSPKQEVCLLQVDEGPCKVYIQRYYYNTFTQQCEEFVYGGCNGNANNFKSFLACQKACFRIPKVPQICTYQKEAGRCEAYIPSYFFNMTTMQSTPVLCLDPLDKGGCAASIPRYYYNSASRMCEQFIYSGCGGSSNNFISRQSCMDICAKAGKPWISRKTGRRAGMMRTTSKNRIRIKPNNNIKWSTI from the exons ATGGAGCGCAGTTCATTGATTTTTCTGATCCTTTCATGCTCTTTTTGTTACGTTGTTGCATTTTCACCGAAACAAG AGGTGTGTCTACTTCAAGTAGATGAGGGACCTTGCAAGGTATATATCCAACGTTACTACTACAATACTTTCACTCAACAATGCGAAGAGTTTGTCTATGGAGGGTGCAATGGGAATGCAAACAACTTCAAGAGTTTTCTGGCGTGTCAGAAAGCATGTTTTAGAATACCAA AGGTCCCCCAGATCTGCACGTACCAGAAAGAGGCGGGTCGCTGTGAGGCCTATATCCCGAGCTACTTCTTCAACATGACCACCATGCAGT CTACTCCTGTGCTCTGCCTGGATCCCCTGGATAAAGGAGGATGTGCTGCATCTATACCGCGCTACTACTACAACTCAGCCTCCAGGATGTGTGAGCAGTTCATCTATTCAGGTTGTGGAGGAAGCAGCAACAACTTTATATCCAGACAAAGCTGCATGGACATCTGTGCTAAAG CTGGGAAACCATGGATAAGCAGAAAAACAGGCAGAAGAGCAGGCATGATGAGAACAACTTCCAAAAACCGTATTAGAATAAAGCCTAATAACAATATTAAATGGTCAACAATTTGA